The sequence TTACAACAACTCTATGCACGGGCATGTCTTCAACGCCGAAGGGGCTAAGTGGAACTTTGATGCTGCGCCGGGCACTTGGAAAGTCCCTGATTTTAGAGCCCCCACTTGCGCTACATGCCACATGAGCGGAAACACTAAAAGCATGGTAACGCACAATGTGAGCCGCCGCTTAAAATGGAACTTGTTTATGCCCCTTAGCAAACTACGCACGGGAGGGTATGAAACCGCCAGCGATGATTTTAAATACGAAAATAAAATCACCATCGGTAACCCCCTAGCGGGTAACCCCAAAGGTCCAGAGGCCGCCCGCGCTGAAATGAAGGCGGGTTGTATCGATTGCCACAATAAGCAACACATCGATAACTTCTTTGTCATGGCGGATAAAAACATCATGCTCTACAACGAGTATTGGAAGGAAGCGGTGAAAATGAAGGATGAGCTTGCTAAAAAACACCTGCTTGGCAAAGACATGTGGAGCGATGACTTCCAAAACACCATGTATCATATGTGGCACCACGAGGGTCGTCGTATGCGTCAGGGTGGCATCATGGCTGCGCCAGACTACTCACACTGGCATGGGGTCTTTGAGGTCCAACAAGACATAAGAAAGCTTAGAAAAATCTACGCCAAACGCCTCAAAACCAATAAAATTGAGGACTAAACCCCAAGTTGCCCCTTTAGCGGGGCTAGCCCCCACCACCCTAGACACCCTCGTTTGCTTTTTACAAACCCAAGCCACCCAAAGGGGCTTTAGGCGAGTGGTCTATGGTCTAAGTGGAGGGGTGGATAGCGCGGTGGTGGCTCTGCTGTGCCAAAGGGCGTTTAAAGACAACGCCCACGCCTTGTTAATGCCCTCCCTTAGCACCCCCCAAAGCGCGCTAACACACGCCACAGAGCTTTGCGAAAGCTTTAACATTGCCTACAGCCTACACTCCATCGCCCCCCACCACGCCCTTTTTAAGGACAGCCACAAAGATGCAAGCCTCATTAGGCAGGGCAATTTTTGCGCTAGGTTACGCATGGCAACCCTTTACGATCACGCTCTAGAGCGCAACGCCCTAGTTGTCGGCACGAGCAATAAGAGCGAGCGGTTACTTGGCTATGGGACGATTTTTGGGGATTTAGCTTGCGCCATTAACCCCATAGGTAACCTATACAAAAGCCAAATTTACGCTTTAGCACGGCTTTTACAAGTGCCCGAAAATATTCTAAACAAGCCCCCGAGTGCGGACTTTTACGCCGGGCAAAGCGATGAGGATGAGCTAGGTTTTAGCTACGCCGAAATTGACCCCTTACTTTTTGCCATAGAGCAAAACCCCCATTTAGACACAAACGCCCTTGTGGCCCTAGGCTTTGCGCCCACCCTAGTTACCAGCGTGCAAGAGCGCATGGCAAAAAACGCCTTCAAGTTAGAAATGCCCGCCATTTGCCCTCTATGACTTGGCTTGAGCGTTATTTTTACGCCCCCACACTCTGCCAAAAAGCCCTAGCCTACGCCCTAAGCCCCCTATCTTTAGTGTATCAAACAATAGCCACAATGAAACGCCAAGTTGCGCCCTTTGAGGATTTAGGCATTCGAATTGTCAGCGTGGGGAATTTAGTGGCCGGGGGCAGTGGCAAAACCCCTTTTATTTTGGCTTTGGCACAAGTATTAGCCCCGCTGTATCAAGTGGTGGTGGTGAGCCGGGGTTATGGGCGCACTTCTAGGGGGCTTGTGGTGGTGAGTGAGGGAGGCAAGGTGTTAGTTGAGCAAAACATGGCGGGTGATGAGGCGTTTTTATTGGCAAGTAAGTTAAGCACCTGTGGCGTGGTGGTGAGCGAAAAGCGCAAAATGGGGGTGTTGAAGGCTAAAGAGATGGGCGTACAGGTGGTGCTTTTAGACGATGGCTTCCGATTCAATTTTAAGAAGCTGAGCATTTTGCTAAAGCCCGCCTTAAAACCTTATTTTGACTTTTGTTTGCCTAGTGGCATTTATAGAGAGAGCCCCAAATGCTACGCCCTAGCCGACCTGGTGGTGCAAGAGGGCGTGGATTATACAAGGCACACACAAGTTTTAAATCCCACTGAGCGCATGCTCTTAGTAACCGCCATTGCCAACCCCACACGCCTAGACCCCTTTTTGCCCCCCCTTGTAGGCAAGCTCTACTTCAAAGACCACGCCACTTTTAACTTCAAACGCCTCGAGCGCGCTTACAAAGAGCACAACGCCACTTCGTTATTGGTTACGGCTAAGGACGCAGTGAAGCTCACAAACTGCCCCCTACCCCTAAGCCTTTTGGACTTGCGCCTAGAGATCGCGCCCCAAATCCTAAAACAAATCTTAGATTATCTCGCCCATTAGCCGAAAATCTGCTAAAATGCCTTTTATTTTTAAAAAGGAGTGCTTATGTCTGTCAGTTTAGTCAAAGGGGGGCGGGTGTCTTTGAATAAGGAAAAACCCGGGCTGTCTAAAATCGTTGTAGGCTTGGGTTGGGATGTCAATAGCACGGATACGGGCGCGGATTTTGACCTAGACGCTTCGGTGTTTTTGACGGCGGGCAATGGTAAGGTGAGCGATGATGCGAATTTCATCTTTTACAACAATCTTAAAAGCAAGGACGGGGCGGTGGTGCATATGGGCGACAACCGCACGGGGGCAGGCGAGGGTGACGACGAGCAAATCAAGGTGGATTTAGCCCATGTAGATAGTGGGGTGCAAGAAATCCACATTGTGGTTACCATCCACGAAGCCGAAACCCGCAAGCAAAACTTCGGCATGGTGCGCCACGCCTTCGTGAGGATCGTCGATGAGAGCGACAACCAAGAAATTTTGCGCTACGACTTAGAGGAGGATTTTTCGGTAGAAACCGCTTTGATGTTTGGCAGGTTGTATCGGGATGGAGCGGATTGGAAGTTTGCCGCCGTGGGCACCGGCTTTAAAGAGGGCTTGGCGGGCTTTTGTAAGCAATTTGGCGTGAATATTTAGGGGGGCAAATGGCGGTCAGTCTAGTTAAGGGGCAAAAAATTTCGCTTAAAAAAGAGAGTGGAGAGAAATTAAGTGCCTTTTGTGTGGGGGCAAATTGGGGGGCGATCAGCAAAAAAGGGTGGTTTGGCAACACCAAGACGGAAGCCGTGGATTTGGATTTGAGCGTGGGGCTGTTTGCGGACACGAAGTTCGTAGATTGTGTGTATTATGGCAAGCAAGCGGCTAGCGGGATCAAGCACAGCGGGGATGACCGCACAGGCGATGTGGGGGGCGATGACGGGCTAGACAATGAAGTCATTAGCATTGCCCTAGACAGCCTGCAGCCAGAGATCACGCAATTAGTCTTTGTGTTAAGCTCCTACACCCACATTAAATTTGACGCGATCCCTTTTGCAAGTATCCGCTTATATGAGGGCACGCCTAGCCAAGTCAAATCTATTTTTGCGACCTACAATGTCGCCAACAATGCCGCCTTTGCGGGCAAAGAAGCCATGATTTTAGGCAAGCTCTATCGACACAATGGGGAGTGGAAGTTTAGTGCTATTGGCGAGCCCACCTCTGACTCTAAACTCGAAGACTTGCTTTTAAAGTCTGTGCCTAAGTACCTATGACCCCTCCCCTCTTAAGCAAGGCTCTCTTAGAGCGGCTCTTTGTGGCCGCCTCTATCCGCCGCTGGAACGACCAAGCTTGCCCCATTGAGTTTAGCGAGTTAGACAAACAAGCCCACAAGGCGATGGTAGTTGTCCTGTTGGCTAAGCACCATGTGGGCGTGGATTGGGACAAGCTGCTCTCCTACTTTTGCTTTGAGTTTTTAAGCCGTGTGGTGCTGACTGACATTAAGCCCCCCATTCACTACAAGCTCTTAGAAAAGCATCGCATAGACCTAGCTGCCTATGTGTGGGGCGTGCTTGAGCCTGAAGTGAGGGGTTATGGTTTATTCTTAGCTTTGCAAGATTACTTTTGTAACCCCCCTAAAGATTTAGAGAGCCAATTACTCAAAGCCGCCCACGACTATGTGTCGGCGTGGGAGTTTGGTTTTATCTACCGCTTTTACCCTAAGGGCTATGGGGTGCAAGACATTCAAGACAGCCTAGAAAAATCCCTAGCAAAGCACGCCCCCATTTTAGAAAAAGTGGCGCATTTGGAGCTCTTAGCCTCCATGTTCGGGCAGCTGCGTTTTCAAAAGCGCTGGAGTCAAACCCCCCGCGTGCCGCCCACAAGCGTGCTAGGGCATGCGCTCTTTGTCGCCTTTTGTGCTTTCTTGCTGAGCTTTGATTTAAAAGCCTGCCGCCAAATGCGTTTAAACCACTTTTTGGGCGGACTGTTGCACGACTTGCCCGAAGTGCTGACCAGAGACATCATCTCGCCCATAAAACACGGCGTGAAGGGGCTAGAGAGCCATTTAAAAGACCTAGAGGCGGAGGTGATGCAAGAGCACATTTGGCGCTACCTGGATGCAGATTTGGCGCAAGATTTGCGCTATTTCACAGAAAAGGAATTTGACGACCGCTACATAGACCCCACCACTAAAGAAGTGAAGAGTTTAGAGAGCAACACCGCTCTTTGGGAGTGCTTTAACGAAGATAGGTTTAATGGGGTGAGTGGGCGGTTGTTAAAGTTTTGCGATCAATTGAGTGCCTTTTTAGAAGCTAAAATCTCCATTGCGCATGGCATTAAAAGCGATGTGTTGGTGCATGGGGCGAAGAAAATCCAACAAAAATGCCAAAGCACTTTTTTGCAAGGGGTGCATTTGGGGGCGTTGTTCGGGGAGTTTGCCTGAAGTTTTTACTCCTCTGCCTTTTTGGCTTGCTGCACGCAGCGGCGGTGATCACTTTAGATGTGCAAGCCAATGCAAGGTTAGCCACTTCTAACGCCAATGAGGGCACGATGATTGCCAAAATGCAAGAGCATTTGCACCTCTTTAGCCAGCTGCTAGAGCGCGCCAAAGAGCAGGCCGCCACCCTAGAGGGCATGCGCCACACCCTAGAGCAAAGCCAAGCCCTCAGTGAAGCTAACATTGCCCCCCTAGAGCCCATGCGCGCCTATTTAGAGCAGGA is a genomic window of Helicobacter sp. NHP19-012 containing:
- a CDS encoding TerD family protein gives rise to the protein MSVSLVKGGRVSLNKEKPGLSKIVVGLGWDVNSTDTGADFDLDASVFLTAGNGKVSDDANFIFYNNLKSKDGAVVHMGDNRTGAGEGDDEQIKVDLAHVDSGVQEIHIVVTIHEAETRKQNFGMVRHAFVRIVDESDNQEILRYDLEEDFSVETALMFGRLYRDGADWKFAAVGTGFKEGLAGFCKQFGVNI
- a CDS encoding HD domain-containing protein — encoded protein: MTPPLLSKALLERLFVAASIRRWNDQACPIEFSELDKQAHKAMVVVLLAKHHVGVDWDKLLSYFCFEFLSRVVLTDIKPPIHYKLLEKHRIDLAAYVWGVLEPEVRGYGLFLALQDYFCNPPKDLESQLLKAAHDYVSAWEFGFIYRFYPKGYGVQDIQDSLEKSLAKHAPILEKVAHLELLASMFGQLRFQKRWSQTPRVPPTSVLGHALFVAFCAFLLSFDLKACRQMRLNHFLGGLLHDLPEVLTRDIISPIKHGVKGLESHLKDLEAEVMQEHIWRYLDADLAQDLRYFTEKEFDDRYIDPTTKEVKSLESNTALWECFNEDRFNGVSGRLLKFCDQLSAFLEAKISIAHGIKSDVLVHGAKKIQQKCQSTFLQGVHLGALFGEFA
- a CDS encoding tetraacyldisaccharide 4'-kinase, which codes for MTWLERYFYAPTLCQKALAYALSPLSLVYQTIATMKRQVAPFEDLGIRIVSVGNLVAGGSGKTPFILALAQVLAPLYQVVVVSRGYGRTSRGLVVVSEGGKVLVEQNMAGDEAFLLASKLSTCGVVVSEKRKMGVLKAKEMGVQVVLLDDGFRFNFKKLSILLKPALKPYFDFCLPSGIYRESPKCYALADLVVQEGVDYTRHTQVLNPTERMLLVTAIANPTRLDPFLPPLVGKLYFKDHATFNFKRLERAYKEHNATSLLVTAKDAVKLTNCPLPLSLLDLRLEIAPQILKQILDYLAH
- a CDS encoding NAD+ synthase, whose protein sequence is MRTKPQVAPLAGLAPTTLDTLVCFLQTQATQRGFRRVVYGLSGGVDSAVVALLCQRAFKDNAHALLMPSLSTPQSALTHATELCESFNIAYSLHSIAPHHALFKDSHKDASLIRQGNFCARLRMATLYDHALERNALVVGTSNKSERLLGYGTIFGDLACAINPIGNLYKSQIYALARLLQVPENILNKPPSADFYAGQSDEDELGFSYAEIDPLLFAIEQNPHLDTNALVALGFAPTLVTSVQERMAKNAFKLEMPAICPL
- a CDS encoding TerD family protein → MAVSLVKGQKISLKKESGEKLSAFCVGANWGAISKKGWFGNTKTEAVDLDLSVGLFADTKFVDCVYYGKQAASGIKHSGDDRTGDVGGDDGLDNEVISIALDSLQPEITQLVFVLSSYTHIKFDAIPFASIRLYEGTPSQVKSIFATYNVANNAAFAGKEAMILGKLYRHNGEWKFSAIGEPTSDSKLEDLLLKSVPKYL